Within the Bacteroidetes bacterium SB0662_bin_6 genome, the region ATCGCTGCCGCCGGGACGGTCAAGCTCGACTATCTCAATGCGCAGATGCAGCCCGCATTCGTATGGCCGGCCAGCTTTGTGCTGGCGCATGCCTATGTGGATCAGCTTGAGCGCTCGGAAGAGCTCTCCGCGGACCGGATTGCGTCGCTGCGGGAAGAACTCGCCGCTGCAGAAAATGCATCGGGTGCGGCCCGGCAGGAGGCGTTAACGCTGTTGTCCGACACGCTCGACGATGAGGCAACCGCTGCGGGAAATGCGGCGAAGGTGCACATGCTGGCGAATACCGTGAGGAATCTGGCAACGATGAACTGAGTGCGGGACAGGCGCAGGAAGTTATTTTTCTGCGCTGGCGTCGTCGAAGAACACCTGCACATCCGGCCAGGTGCGCTCGACGAGGGGCATGCCCTCCTCGGGGCCCAGTACCGACAGCATCGTCGCCAGCCCGTCCGAGAGGATGCCCTCCGGCGCGATGACGGTCACCGCGATGCGGTTGGTCAGGGGGATGCCCGTGCGCGGGTCCAGGACATGGGAATACCGCGTTCCGTCGATTACGACGAACTGTACTGTGTCGCCGGACGTGGATATGGCGGCGTTCGTTAGATGGAACGTACGCCCGGAGAGCGGCTCCGTAATGCGCCAGCCTGTTTTGTCGTTTTCAGGCCCGTCCGCCGCGTCGCGTTCTCGGGGCGGCGCATCGCCTGTTACAATGTCCCCGCCGAATTCGATCATGGCGTGCGGGAGGCCATGCGTCCGGAGGGTCGCCAGCGCTTCGTCCGCGGCGAATCCCTTGGCGATGCCGCCGAGGTCGAGGCGCATGCCCTTGTTTGCAAGCATGGCCGTGGAATCTTCCGCATCGAGCCGGAGCAGGGCATAGCCGCTGCGTGACCGCGCGGTTTCCAGCGCGTCCGGTGCGGGCAGCGTGCCGGTATCCCGCGCGGTGCGCCAGAGTTGCACGAGCGGCCCCGCCGTAATGTCGAAGGCGCCGCCGGACAGCCTGGCGAACTGCCCGGCCCTGCGAAGGACATGGAACAGCTCGGCGCTTACCGGAACCGGTCCCGCGCCGCTTCGCCCTGCAAGGCGCATCAGTTCGCTGTCCCGGCGGTAATCGCTCATGGTTGCGTCGAGGGCGGCGATCCGGTCGAAGGCGGCCACGGCCCCGTGTTCCGCCGCCGCCTGGTCCGGCGCATACAAAACGATCCGGGCTTGTACCCCCATATGAACCTGCGTATATTCGTAACGATACAGGCTCCTCCGATTCGATTTTCGATCTGAATCCCGATCCGTTTCGCGCATGGGCGCACACGATGCAAGGAATACGGCAACGATCATGGCGGCCGGGATTCCGGACCATTTGACCAATCTCCGCAGCAACAGGATGTTTTTCCGAACAGGCATGGCAGTGTGCGGGTGTATGCTCCTTGCGGGAACGGCAAGGGCGCAGGACGCGGGTTCGGACGCGGACGTTTCTACGCCCGATGCGATGGAAGCCTATGTCGAGACCTTCAGCGAGGCGCCTGCCGAAATCGATATGATTCCGGTCCCGGCGGGTTCCGTTCCCATGAACGGAAAAGAGGTTTCCGTAGGCCCGTTCTGGATTGCCGGGACGGAAATTCCCTGGGAGATTTTTGATATCTACGCATTCGAAAACGATGGGGAACCCGGCGCCGACGATGCGATACTTCGTCCGAGCAAGCCGTACGGCGCTCCGGACAGGGGGTACGGGCATCGCGGGTACGCCGCCATCAGCATGACATACATTGTGGCGGAGGCGTTTGCGGACTGGCTTTCCGTCCGGACCGGCAAGACGTACCGCTTGCCGACCGAGGCGGAATGGGAATATGCCTGCCTGGCGGGCGAGCCGCCGGTTTCCGGCGATGCGCTCGACGAGCATGCCTGGTACTGGGACAATGCCTTCGACGCCACGCACCCGATCGGCAGCCTTGCTTCGAACGCGTTCGGGATTCAGGACATGATCGGCAATGCGGCGGAATGGTGCACCGGCCCGGAGGGCGCCCCGCTGGCGTGCGGGGGCTCTTTCATGGACAAGGCGGAAGAAGTGGGGTGCGCAGCGCGCAAGACGCCTTCTCCGAAGTGGCAGGAAACGGATCCGCAAATACCGAAAAGCAGATTCTGGCTCACGGACGGGCCGTTCATGGGGTTCCGCGTCATTCGGGAACCGTAAACCCGGTGTTATTTCCGGTGCGCAACCGTTACTTTCTTTCAAACGCACAACGCACATAAACAAAGCAGATTCATGAAGCACAATCCTCTGGTATCGCGGCGCAATTTCGTAAAGAGCAGCGCCGCCGCTGCGGCAGGCCTCGCCTTCATGCCGAGCGGGAATTTCGCATGGGCCGCCGGCTCGGACACGATTCGCTATGGACTGGTGGGCTGCGGAGGCCGGGGGACCGGCGCCGCCGTCAATGCCGTCGAAGCAGCCTCCGGCGTGACGCTGGTGGCTATGGGCGATTTGTTCGAAGACCGTCTGGACAGCTCCAAGGCCAAGCTCAAGGAACAACTTGGAGACGCCTATCAGGTAAGCCCCGAGCACGAATTTTCCGGTTGGGATGCCTGGAAGCATGTCATCGACAGCGATGTGGATGTCGTCATTTTCGCTACCCCGCCGGTGTTCCGTCCCATCCATGTGCCCTACGCGATCGAGAAGGGACGCCATGTATTTATGGAGAAACCCGTCGGTATAGACCCTGCGGGCGTACGTGTTTTCTTCGATGCGGCGGACGAAGCCGACCGCAAGGGACTGTCCATCGTGGCGGGCACGCAGCGGCGGCATGAGCGCCGGTATCTCGAAGTCATGCAGCGAATTCATGACGGAGCGATCGGTCAGGTGGTGTCCGGACAGGTATACTGGAATCAGGGCGGCCTTTGGAAGGTGGATCGCAAGCCGGGATGGTCCGATATGGAGTATCAGGTGCGGAACTGGCTCTACTACACGTACCTCTCCGGTGACCATGTGGTCGAGCAGCACATTCACAATATCGACGTGGCGAACTGGGCCGTGGGCGAAACCCCGATCAAGGCCTCGGGCGTCGGCGGGCGGCAGCAGCGCGTTTCGCCGGAGTACGGCCACATTTTCGATCACTTTGCGGTGAACCTCGAGTACCCGAGCGGCGCCACGATCCTGAGCATGTGCAAGCAGCAGGAGAACACGGCGAATTTCGTGGGCGAGCACATCATCGGCACGAAGGGCACGTCCAATGCGGCCTCGTGGATCAAGGGCGAGAATGCGTTCCGCTTCGACGGCGAGAATCCGAATCCGTACGTGCAGGAGCACACGAACCTGATCGAAAGCATTCGCGGCGAAAAGCCGATCAACGAGGCGCGGCGCATGGCCGAAACCAACATTTCGGCGATCATGGTGCGCGAGGCGGCCTATACGGGACAGGAGGTGACCTGGGACGATGTGATGAATTCGACCCAGAAACTCACCCCGGCCACCTGGGAGTTCGGCGACGTGCCGATTTTCGCGGCGGCTGTGCCCGGCGAGACGGTGCTGAACCGCCGGCCGTTCGAAGAAGACGAAATGGCCGTTTCGGGGTGATTTCTTCCCCGGGCGCCCCGGCGGTTATCGCAGGACGGTTATAGCCACACGCCGGCCACGAGCAGTACGACCGCAAGGCCCACGACGCCTACGATCGTGGCCATGACGGTCCACGAACGGAGTGTCTGGGCCTCGGTCATGCCCATGAGCTGGTTCACGAGCCAGAAGCCGGAATCGTTCACGTGCGACAGCACGGTAGCGCCGCAGGCTACCGCGATCGTGATGGCGCCGAGCATTGGCTCCGAGAAGCTGCCGTTCTGGATAATGGGCGCCAGCAAGCCTGCCGATGCGACCATGGCCATTGTGGCCGAACCCTGCGCTACGCGGATCACCACGGCGATCAGGAAGCCGAACAGGAGGATCGGTAGTTGGGTGGCGGCCATCATTTCGGTCAGCGCGTCGCCCACGCC harbors:
- a CDS encoding formylglycine-generating enzyme family protein; amino-acid sequence: MGAHDARNTATIMAAGIPDHLTNLRSNRMFFRTGMAVCGCMLLAGTARAQDAGSDADVSTPDAMEAYVETFSEAPAEIDMIPVPAGSVPMNGKEVSVGPFWIAGTEIPWEIFDIYAFENDGEPGADDAILRPSKPYGAPDRGYGHRGYAAISMTYIVAEAFADWLSVRTGKTYRLPTEAEWEYACLAGEPPVSGDALDEHAWYWDNAFDATHPIGSLASNAFGIQDMIGNAAEWCTGPEGAPLACGGSFMDKAEEVGCAARKTPSPKWQETDPQIPKSRFWLTDGPFMGFRVIREP
- a CDS encoding Gfo/Idh/MocA family oxidoreductase, yielding MKHNPLVSRRNFVKSSAAAAAGLAFMPSGNFAWAAGSDTIRYGLVGCGGRGTGAAVNAVEAASGVTLVAMGDLFEDRLDSSKAKLKEQLGDAYQVSPEHEFSGWDAWKHVIDSDVDVVIFATPPVFRPIHVPYAIEKGRHVFMEKPVGIDPAGVRVFFDAADEADRKGLSIVAGTQRRHERRYLEVMQRIHDGAIGQVVSGQVYWNQGGLWKVDRKPGWSDMEYQVRNWLYYTYLSGDHVVEQHIHNIDVANWAVGETPIKASGVGGRQQRVSPEYGHIFDHFAVNLEYPSGATILSMCKQQENTANFVGEHIIGTKGTSNAASWIKGENAFRFDGENPNPYVQEHTNLIESIRGEKPINEARRMAETNISAIMVREAAYTGQEVTWDDVMNSTQKLTPATWEFGDVPIFAAAVPGETVLNRRPFEEDEMAVSG
- a CDS encoding FAD:protein FMN transferase translates to MRETDRDSDRKSNRRSLYRYEYTQVHMGVQARIVLYAPDQAAAEHGAVAAFDRIAALDATMSDYRRDSELMRLAGRSGAGPVPVSAELFHVLRRAGQFARLSGGAFDITAGPLVQLWRTARDTGTLPAPDALETARSRSGYALLRLDAEDSTAMLANKGMRLDLGGIAKGFAADEALATLRTHGLPHAMIEFGGDIVTGDAPPRERDAADGPENDKTGWRITEPLSGRTFHLTNAAISTSGDTVQFVVIDGTRYSHVLDPRTGIPLTNRIAVTVIAPEGILSDGLATMLSVLGPEEGMPLVERTWPDVQVFFDDASAEK